One window from the genome of Drosophila albomicans strain 15112-1751.03 chromosome 2L, ASM965048v2, whole genome shotgun sequence encodes:
- the LOC117564464 gene encoding uncharacterized protein LOC117564464 produces MKILHSVILCKALAMSISWTITSFLLLLILVQLETSRAIWFPWYFHRYGFEPHSSRHSGAINAAPAAGPGKGQSSKSNKGSSATCPPGYELKGSKSHSPSVRLCDDNPVVMQLARLYVVSPERIVLLLAQPLLAESCDEIADVLEHIRGATSNCILADDNIYGKLTNGLRYYKSEVCDGGSESSGNRKRCASLNDAHNCLKELRTDMIECEAPADWYEKRNESKVCQTFNNVLDCYYTRGAMLCGLEAAKQLRSFAGDSMKRAMIQSCEVNKRLPKVNDPMLISATSSKQSSGLLWGFLCAYYLLRVL; encoded by the coding sequence ATGAAAATTCTTCACTCAGTAATACTCTGTAAAGCCTTGGCCATGTCTATCAGTTGGACAATCACTtcatttctgctgctgctgatactCGTTCAGCTGGAGACATCGCGGGCCATCTGGTTTCCATGGTATTTTCATCGTTATGGCTTTGAGCCGCATAGCAGTCGACATAGCGGAGCCATAAAtgcagctccagctgctggGCCGGGCAAAGGACAAAGTTCAAAATCGAATAAAGGCAGCTCGGCAACATGTCCGCCTGGTTACGAGCTCAAGGGCTCAAAGTCACATTCTCCAAGCGTTCGTCTATGCGATGATAATCCCGTGGTCATGCAGTTGGCGCGTCTATATGTGGTTAGTCCGGAGCGTATTGTTTTGCTACTGGCACAGCCGCTGCTCGCCGAGTCCTGTGATGAGATTGCCGATGTGCTGGAGCACATACGCGGGGCCACCAGCAACTGCATACTGGCTGACGATAACATTTACGGCAAGTTGACCAATGGCCTCAGATACTACAAGTCCGAAGTCTGTGACGGTGGCAGCGAGAGCAGCGGCAATCGGAAACGTTGTGCCAGCCTCAATGATGCCCACAACTGCCTCAAGGAGCTCCGCACGGACATGATCGAGTGCGAGGCGCCAGCGGATTGGTATGAGAAACGTAATGAATCCAAAGTGTGTCAAACCTTCAACAATGTCCTCGACTGTTACTACACAAGAGGTGCGATGTTGTGTGGCTTGGAGGCGGCCAAGCAACTGAGATCCTTTGCTGGAGATAGCATGAAGCGTGCCATGATCCAATCATGTGAAGTCAACAAGCGCTTGCCGAAAGTTAATGATCCCATGCTCATATCGGCCACCTCATCTAAGCAAAGTTCTGGGTTGCTTTGGGGTTTTCTATGTGCATATTATTTGCTTCgagttttgtaa